From a single Geoanaerobacter pelophilus genomic region:
- a CDS encoding (Fe-S)-binding protein, with translation MTPNPILFAALLVPALLFFCYSLWRRLSLVRLGQPENRFDNIGVRIHEMLLYAFGQKRVVAKPFGINHFVIFWSFMVLLIANGAFILEGLIPGFSLEALPKPLYQSLMLLFDLVSAATIIAITLSFGRRLIFKPDYLDSRYVKARSFEGFFILSCIALLMLAYFGLHGALLAVMGQSHGYMPVSSFVATLLKNSPLADQLFPFATWSWWLHAGVLIAFICFLPVSKHMHIITAIPNCFLRNLEPIAIPPKEQFAPGNSYGVGKIDDFTWKDLFDSFSCTECGRCQAACPANATGKSLNPRQVVHSLKANLMAVAQEIRNGKTPTTPLIDGEGEGSNTEETIWSCTTCGACLEQCPVFIEQMPKIIKMRRYLVEMQASFPEELLNLFENMEGRSNPWGIAPTERGKWAATMNVTPFEQGKTEYLFYVGCAGSFDSRQKQVTVAIATLLDAAGISWGILGKDEQCCGDSLRRLGNEYAFDKMAQENVRLFQERGVKKIITQCPHCFSTLKNDYRQYGIELEVIHHGQLLDQLMSEGKLKTTNQGEALGRIIFHDSCYLGRHNNIYDQPRNALAQATGKQPLEFARNRNQGFCCGGGGGRMWLEEHTGSRININRVEEALAKNPDTVCVACPYCLTMFEDGLKDKQSSQTKVKDLAEIIAETVRG, from the coding sequence ATGACCCCCAATCCGATATTATTTGCAGCACTACTTGTTCCGGCCCTGCTCTTCTTCTGCTACAGCCTCTGGCGCCGGCTCTCCCTGGTAAGGCTCGGCCAGCCCGAGAACCGCTTCGACAACATCGGAGTCCGCATCCACGAAATGCTCCTCTACGCCTTCGGCCAGAAACGGGTAGTAGCCAAACCTTTCGGCATCAACCACTTCGTCATCTTCTGGTCCTTCATGGTCCTGCTCATTGCCAACGGCGCCTTCATCCTCGAAGGGCTCATCCCCGGCTTCAGCTTAGAGGCTCTGCCCAAACCGCTTTACCAGAGCCTCATGTTACTCTTCGACCTGGTCTCGGCCGCCACCATCATCGCCATCACCCTCTCCTTTGGCAGGAGACTCATCTTCAAACCAGACTACCTCGACAGCAGATACGTCAAGGCAAGAAGCTTCGAAGGCTTCTTCATTCTCTCCTGCATCGCCCTGTTGATGCTCGCCTACTTCGGTCTCCACGGAGCGTTATTGGCCGTCATGGGCCAGAGCCACGGCTACATGCCGGTCTCATCCTTTGTGGCCACCTTACTTAAGAACTCACCCCTGGCCGACCAGCTCTTTCCCTTTGCCACCTGGTCCTGGTGGCTCCATGCCGGAGTGCTCATCGCCTTCATCTGCTTCCTGCCGGTCAGCAAGCACATGCACATCATCACCGCCATCCCCAACTGCTTCCTGAGAAACCTCGAACCAATAGCCATTCCGCCCAAGGAACAGTTTGCCCCTGGAAACAGCTACGGCGTCGGCAAAATAGACGACTTCACCTGGAAAGACCTGTTCGACTCCTTCTCCTGCACCGAATGCGGCAGATGCCAGGCTGCCTGCCCGGCCAATGCCACCGGCAAATCGTTAAATCCGCGCCAGGTCGTTCACAGCTTAAAAGCCAACCTCATGGCTGTTGCCCAAGAGATCAGAAATGGCAAAACTCCCACTACGCCCCTCATCGATGGCGAAGGGGAGGGGAGCAACACCGAAGAGACCATCTGGTCCTGCACCACCTGCGGCGCCTGTTTAGAGCAATGCCCGGTCTTCATCGAACAGATGCCCAAGATCATCAAAATGAGGCGCTACCTGGTCGAAATGCAGGCCAGCTTCCCCGAAGAACTGTTAAACCTGTTCGAGAACATGGAAGGCAGGAGCAACCCCTGGGGGATCGCCCCCACCGAACGGGGCAAATGGGCCGCCACCATGAACGTCACCCCCTTCGAGCAAGGCAAAACCGAATATCTCTTCTACGTCGGCTGTGCCGGCTCCTTCGACTCCAGGCAGAAACAGGTAACCGTCGCCATCGCCACATTATTAGATGCTGCCGGCATCTCCTGGGGCATCCTCGGCAAGGATGAGCAGTGCTGCGGCGACTCCTTACGAAGACTCGGCAACGAATACGCCTTCGACAAGATGGCCCAAGAGAACGTCCGGCTCTTTCAGGAGCGTGGGGTCAAGAAGATCATCACCCAGTGCCCGCACTGCTTCTCCACCTTAAAAAACGACTACCGCCAGTATGGCATCGAACTCGAAGTCATCCACCACGGCCAACTGCTCGACCAACTCATGAGCGAAGGCAAGCTCAAGACGACCAACCAAGGCGAAGCCCTCGGCAGGATCATCTTCCACGACTCCTGCTACCTCGGGCGGCACAACAACATCTACGACCAACCGAGAAACGCCCTGGCACAAGCCACCGGCAAGCAGCCCCTCGAATTTGCAAGAAACCGCAACCAGGGTTTCTGCTGCGGCGGTGGCGGCGGCAGGATGTGGCTCGAAGAACACACCGGCAGCCGGATCAACATCAACCGGGTCGAAGAGGCGTTGGCCAAGAACCCCGACACCGTCTGCGTTGCCTGTCCCTACTGCCTGACCATGTTCGAGGACGGCCTCAAAGATAAACAGTCAAGCCAGACCAAGGTCAAAGACCTCGCCGAAATCATCGCTGAAACTGTTAGAGGATGA